One window of Chryseobacterium indologenes genomic DNA carries:
- a CDS encoding TonB-dependent receptor — MKKVKIVLGLLFLGLGTMAYAQTTQASIVGKVTGPGSTAQEKVKVTIVNESTGFRTETETNSKGEYIFKEIPLGGPYTVIVNDDKKEGYNVNFGDQVTVNMDLGNEKTIEEVKITGNLKNKIGNLGAATAISAKNISMLPVNGRNFTNLAELSPLSGKGGNLSGQLGSSTNFTIDGMTAKNPTSAGSTTSRSGAPFSISIEAVREFKITTNQYDVTLGRSGGGTVSAVTKSGTNKFSGSAWEYLRTNWLSSPYDIRGNKRDNDFSTSQFGFSLGGPIIKNKLHFFVAWDHQLDSRPLVIADIKSPDDEKRFNTTTQTLNQFVDIARAKYGVGSGPQFGSFDKVRNSDAAFLRLDWQINEKNLLTLRNNFTYDLNKNGLGDNTNINFFESYGNDKNLDNSLLLTLRSNLQPNLTNELKAQYLYTFQDSYQNNQLGKPVPRAIVEGVSSSAGSTNIQIGGHRFAQESFRNNVFQIVDNLYYNTDKVKYTFGADLMYTTAKSVYGSEVNGRFHFQGMSNFDAMTPYRFYREVPLMADPSVRSNIWNIGVYGQFQTKVAKGLDLMAGLRLDYGGYPKAEFNQKLFDEMGIRTDNQIKSFVIQPRFQFDWNINEGNKDFLKFGAGIFSSDINNYMIINNLVFDGKHLATVDVTGKDVPFPDFNSYRNDYNSVPSLSQYQIPTINYTGKDAKIPIVYKANISYTHFFNERFRAGIAGYMALGRNNYFYYDRNMVANPFFTLSNEDGRGVFIPTGAITNNANNSVSFDWKQGRINKNFGRVLELVSDGKVNQFSFVIDTSYRYWKDGEITASYTWSDIKDNTSYNGNVANSATLSTMIQSDPRDLRMTYSDNQFRNKVVIYGNSPTIAGFTLGIRYSGIGGTRFSATTGGNINGDFVDSNDLAFIFPNLTKSILDDPQVGQALKDYINEYNGKIAERNGGKNGFYGVWDVRVAKKIKFDKVGAFELSVDIFNVANLLNKEWGVNNSYGNTSLYKVTRFNKDTMQYEYAKNVSGGGLVPMTGNPYQIQIGAKYSF, encoded by the coding sequence ATGAAAAAAGTAAAGATTGTATTGGGATTATTGTTTTTAGGGCTTGGGACCATGGCATATGCACAGACCACGCAGGCTTCTATTGTAGGGAAAGTTACCGGACCGGGAAGTACGGCTCAGGAAAAAGTGAAAGTAACGATCGTGAATGAGTCTACAGGATTCAGAACGGAAACGGAAACCAACTCAAAAGGAGAGTATATTTTTAAGGAAATACCTCTTGGTGGGCCTTATACAGTTATTGTAAACGATGATAAAAAGGAAGGTTACAATGTCAACTTCGGAGATCAGGTTACTGTAAATATGGATCTTGGCAATGAAAAGACCATTGAAGAAGTAAAAATTACCGGAAACCTTAAAAACAAGATCGGAAACCTTGGTGCTGCTACGGCAATCTCTGCAAAAAATATCAGCATGCTTCCCGTGAACGGACGAAACTTTACCAACCTTGCTGAACTTTCGCCATTAAGTGGAAAAGGAGGAAATCTTTCCGGACAGCTTGGATCTTCCACCAACTTTACAATTGACGGAATGACTGCCAAAAATCCAACTTCTGCAGGTTCTACTACCAGCCGAAGCGGCGCCCCTTTTTCAATCTCTATTGAAGCAGTACGTGAATTTAAAATTACCACCAACCAATATGATGTGACATTGGGAAGAAGTGGAGGAGGAACCGTAAGTGCTGTTACCAAATCAGGAACCAATAAATTTTCTGGAAGTGCCTGGGAATATTTAAGAACCAACTGGCTTTCCAGCCCATATGACATCAGAGGAAACAAAAGAGATAATGATTTCTCTACTTCCCAGTTCGGATTTTCACTGGGTGGACCGATCATTAAAAATAAATTACATTTCTTCGTAGCATGGGATCATCAGTTGGATTCAAGACCTTTGGTGATTGCAGATATCAAATCTCCGGATGATGAAAAGAGATTCAATACAACAACGCAGACTCTTAATCAGTTTGTGGATATTGCCAGAGCAAAATATGGAGTAGGAAGCGGCCCTCAGTTTGGAAGTTTTGACAAAGTAAGAAACTCGGATGCAGCTTTCTTACGTCTTGACTGGCAGATCAACGAAAAGAATTTATTAACGCTTAGAAATAACTTTACTTACGATCTTAATAAAAACGGTCTTGGTGATAATACCAATATCAATTTCTTTGAATCTTATGGAAATGATAAAAACCTTGACAACAGCTTATTATTAACCTTAAGATCAAACCTGCAGCCTAATTTAACCAATGAATTAAAGGCACAGTATCTTTATACTTTCCAGGACAGTTATCAGAACAATCAATTAGGAAAACCTGTTCCGAGAGCTATTGTTGAAGGAGTATCTTCCAGTGCGGGATCTACGAATATTCAGATCGGAGGACACCGTTTTGCCCAGGAAAGCTTTAGAAATAATGTATTCCAGATCGTAGATAACTTATATTATAATACCGATAAGGTAAAGTATACATTTGGGGCAGATCTTATGTATACAACAGCAAAATCGGTATACGGAAGTGAGGTAAACGGAAGGTTCCATTTCCAGGGAATGAGCAATTTTGATGCAATGACACCTTACCGATTCTACAGAGAAGTTCCTTTGATGGCAGATCCGTCTGTAAGATCAAATATCTGGAACATAGGTGTTTATGGACAATTCCAGACCAAAGTGGCCAAAGGTCTTGATTTAATGGCTGGTTTAAGATTAGATTACGGTGGTTACCCGAAAGCAGAATTCAACCAGAAGCTGTTTGATGAAATGGGAATCAGAACAGATAATCAGATCAAATCATTTGTAATCCAGCCAAGATTCCAGTTTGACTGGAATATCAATGAAGGAAACAAAGACTTCCTGAAGTTCGGAGCCGGAATTTTCTCTTCGGATATCAACAACTATATGATCATTAACAACCTTGTATTCGATGGAAAGCATCTTGCTACAGTGGATGTAACGGGTAAAGATGTTCCGTTCCCGGATTTCAACAGTTATAGAAATGATTATAACTCTGTTCCGTCTCTTTCCCAATATCAGATTCCAACCATCAACTATACGGGTAAAGACGCAAAAATTCCAATTGTTTATAAAGCGAATATCTCTTATACCCATTTCTTCAATGAAAGATTCAGAGCAGGAATCGCAGGATATATGGCTTTAGGTAGAAATAATTATTTTTACTATGACAGAAACATGGTAGCCAATCCTTTCTTTACATTGAGTAATGAAGACGGAAGAGGGGTATTTATTCCTACAGGTGCCATTACCAATAATGCCAATAACAGTGTAAGCTTTGACTGGAAACAGGGAAGAATCAATAAGAATTTCGGAAGAGTACTGGAGTTGGTGAGTGATGGTAAAGTAAACCAGTTCTCATTCGTCATAGATACAAGCTACCGTTACTGGAAAGATGGAGAAATTACTGCAAGTTATACATGGTCTGATATCAAAGACAATACTTCTTACAACGGAAACGTAGCCAACTCTGCAACATTATCTACCATGATTCAGAGCGATCCGAGAGATTTGAGAATGACCTATTCTGACAACCAATTCAGAAATAAAGTCGTGATCTATGGAAACTCTCCTACCATTGCAGGATTTACATTAGGAATCAGATATTCGGGAATCGGAGGAACCCGTTTCTCTGCAACAACAGGAGGAAATATCAATGGTGACTTTGTAGATTCCAATGACCTTGCTTTTATCTTCCCGAACCTTACCAAATCGATTTTGGATGATCCACAGGTAGGACAGGCTCTGAAAGATTATATCAACGAATACAACGGGAAAATCGCAGAACGTAACGGAGGTAAAAACGGGTTCTACGGGGTTTGGGATGTACGTGTAGCGAAAAAAATTAAATTCGATAAAGTAGGAGCTTTTGAACTTTCTGTAGATATCTTCAACGTAGCAAACCTTCTTAATAAAGAATGGGGTGTCAACAACTCATATGGAAATACATCTTTGTATAAAGTAACCAGATTTAATAAGGATACCATGCAGTATGAGTATGCCAAAAACGTAAGTGGAGGAGGTCTGGTTCCTATGACGGGAAATCCATATCAGATCCAGATTGGTGCGAAGTATTCCTTCTAA
- a CDS encoding glycerophosphodiester phosphodiesterase family protein — protein sequence MKNFILGLAVLSTVMMKAQTQIIAHRGYFQAQPPTTENSIQSLENAQKLKIYGSEFDVRMTKDGVLVINHDEHHGNMEISDATFKELEAVKLSNGEKFPTLKDYLKQGKKDKSLKLIVEIKPAKTPEIENEITEKTIKMIKDMKLESQSEFISFSLNICKEIKKLAPSFKVQYLNGELSPEQIKKEGLDGMDYHYSVFQKNPTWIADAKALGLITNSWTVNDVAVYDELKKQGIGFVTTNIPDQLKNK from the coding sequence ATGAAAAATTTTATCTTAGGGTTAGCAGTTTTAAGTACAGTTATGATGAAAGCACAAACCCAGATCATTGCCCATAGAGGATATTTCCAGGCCCAGCCTCCTACAACGGAGAACTCAATTCAATCATTGGAAAATGCCCAGAAATTAAAAATATATGGGTCTGAATTTGATGTAAGAATGACAAAAGATGGTGTATTGGTGATCAATCACGATGAACATCATGGTAATATGGAAATTTCTGACGCTACTTTCAAAGAACTGGAAGCTGTGAAATTATCCAATGGAGAAAAATTCCCGACCTTAAAAGATTATTTGAAACAGGGGAAAAAAGATAAGTCTCTGAAACTGATCGTTGAGATCAAGCCAGCCAAGACTCCGGAAATTGAAAATGAGATCACAGAAAAAACGATCAAAATGATCAAGGATATGAAGCTGGAATCTCAGAGTGAGTTTATTTCTTTCAGTCTTAATATCTGTAAAGAGATCAAAAAACTGGCACCTTCCTTTAAAGTACAGTATCTGAATGGTGAGCTGTCTCCTGAGCAGATCAAAAAAGAAGGATTGGATGGGATGGATTACCACTACAGTGTTTTCCAGAAAAATCCTACCTGGATCGCTGATGCAAAAGCATTAGGATTAATTACCAATTCATGGACCGTGAATGATGTTGCAGTTTACGATGAATTGAAAAAACAGGGAATCGGATTTGTAACAACCAATATTCCTGACCAGTTAAAGAATAAATAA
- a CDS encoding calcineurin-like phosphoesterase C-terminal domain-containing protein encodes MSINIKFLVPYLLVSAMAFPQTSVSGYVYEDSSKNQKKENREKGIEGVAVSNGVQVVLTDKNGRYSLPVQEDQTIFVIKPSGYQTALNANNLPQFYYHHKPKGSPADFKYKGVAATGDLPKELNFPLYKQNENKNFDILVFGDPQPYTEKELDYFKRGIVNEVKNTKKNAVLGISLGDLVGDNLSLQKPYADVMKEVGLPWYNVMGNHDMNYDAKEDRLSDETFESNFGPANYSFNYGNVHFIILDDILYPDPRDGKGYWGGFREDQLQFIENDLKLVDKNKLIVISFHIPLEHNNEDSFRNADRQKLFDFLNPFQNVLLLSAHTHIQQQIFYGKKAGWNGIKELHEYNVGTTCGDWYSGTPDEAGLPTSTMRDGTAKGYSFISFADNQYKVKYKTAGKPDDYQIKLYVPKVIPSSRTSAKVLANFFMGSKKDKVEYRIDGGKWEEMEYDETIDPNFALSVFKWDSTEKIFPGRRPSNPEMSKHIWEADFPKKLSLGKHKVEVKAVDMYGNEFSASEEFEVQNAIQIP; translated from the coding sequence ATGAGTATCAATATAAAATTTTTAGTGCCATATCTGTTGGTCTCAGCAATGGCATTCCCGCAAACTTCTGTTTCAGGATATGTATACGAAGACAGCAGCAAAAATCAAAAGAAAGAAAACCGCGAAAAAGGAATTGAAGGCGTAGCCGTTTCTAATGGCGTTCAGGTAGTTCTTACCGATAAAAACGGACGATACAGCCTTCCGGTTCAGGAAGATCAGACTATTTTTGTCATCAAACCTTCAGGATATCAGACGGCTTTAAATGCGAATAACCTTCCACAGTTCTATTACCATCATAAGCCGAAAGGATCTCCCGCAGATTTCAAATACAAAGGAGTTGCTGCTACAGGAGATCTTCCGAAAGAGCTGAACTTTCCGCTTTATAAGCAAAACGAAAATAAAAACTTTGATATCCTTGTTTTCGGTGATCCGCAGCCTTACACAGAAAAAGAACTGGATTATTTCAAAAGAGGAATTGTAAATGAAGTGAAGAATACGAAGAAAAATGCAGTACTGGGAATCAGTCTGGGAGATCTGGTAGGAGATAATCTAAGTCTTCAGAAGCCTTATGCAGACGTCATGAAAGAAGTTGGACTTCCTTGGTATAATGTGATGGGAAATCATGACATGAATTATGATGCGAAAGAAGACCGTCTTTCCGATGAAACATTTGAATCCAATTTTGGTCCTGCCAATTACTCTTTCAACTACGGTAATGTACACTTCATTATTTTAGATGATATTCTTTATCCGGATCCGAGAGATGGTAAAGGATACTGGGGAGGATTCCGCGAAGATCAGCTTCAGTTCATCGAAAACGATCTGAAACTGGTTGATAAAAATAAATTGATCGTCATTTCTTTCCATATTCCATTGGAGCATAACAACGAAGACAGCTTCAGAAATGCGGACCGTCAGAAATTATTTGATTTCTTAAATCCCTTCCAGAATGTATTACTTCTGTCAGCACACACCCATATTCAACAGCAGATTTTCTATGGAAAAAAAGCAGGCTGGAACGGAATAAAAGAACTCCACGAATATAACGTAGGAACTACTTGTGGCGACTGGTACTCAGGAACACCGGATGAGGCCGGGCTTCCTACTTCTACCATGAGAGACGGAACGGCAAAAGGATATTCATTCATCAGTTTTGCAGACAATCAGTACAAAGTGAAATACAAAACGGCCGGAAAACCGGACGATTATCAGATCAAATTATATGTTCCGAAAGTCATTCCTTCCTCAAGAACCTCTGCAAAAGTATTGGCTAATTTCTTCATGGGAAGCAAAAAAGACAAAGTAGAATACAGAATAGATGGCGGAAAATGGGAAGAAATGGAATATGATGAAACTATAGATCCGAATTTTGCCCTTTCAGTTTTCAAATGGGATTCTACAGAGAAAATTTTCCCCGGAAGAAGACCTTCCAATCCCGAAATGTCAAAGCACATCTGGGAAGCAGATTTCCCTAAGAAATTATCGTTGGGAAAACACAAAGTTGAAGTGAAAGCTGTCGATATGTATGGAAATGAATTTTCTGCTTCAGAAGAATTTGAAGTACAGAATGCCATTCAGATTCCTTAA
- a CDS encoding SusD/RagB family nutrient-binding outer membrane lipoprotein: protein MKKIIINLTLVASVFMLQSCDRTFGEMNTDTSKVKDPSVGSLLAPIQYEMGSYGYNRADDFTFDMMQIALDFPNEGNSYSRYYMDEKSGNGYWNTSYRWLKQVSDLRKYAAKEQNNNYLAISMVLNAWIASNLTDAFGDVPLSEAVKIEENILKPKYDKQKDIYIQLLNDLKTANSLFNPNQALAETDLFYNANTNSQTGILGWKKFCNSLSLRLLTRILSRNGEVNVYERIQEIVNNPAQYPVFQNNTDSAVLPLSGISPYLPPIARPQDFTAYRAAGEFFVNAMKDNNDPRLSMFFTKAKATSGEDLGYKGAPSGYALGTAFNYQPSNLNQNLAKAPLKILIMTYSEVQFILAELVNKGIIAGNQQTYYETGVKSIIEQWGATVPANYFSNANVAYDGSLQKLMLQKYISLFFVDHQQWYEYRRTKLPVLPNNGGLQNGGKMPVRFMYPTATKVMNTDNYNAAVQSMGGDNINVKMWWNK, encoded by the coding sequence ATGAAAAAAATAATCATAAATCTGACATTGGTAGCTTCTGTTTTTATGCTTCAATCCTGCGACAGAACTTTCGGGGAAATGAATACAGATACCAGTAAGGTTAAAGATCCTTCTGTTGGAAGCCTTCTTGCTCCTATCCAATATGAAATGGGAAGTTATGGCTATAACAGAGCTGATGATTTCACTTTTGATATGATGCAGATCGCTTTAGACTTTCCCAATGAAGGAAATTCCTACAGCCGATATTATATGGACGAAAAAAGTGGTAATGGCTACTGGAATACTTCTTACAGATGGCTTAAGCAGGTCAGTGACCTGAGAAAATACGCAGCCAAAGAACAGAATAATAATTATCTGGCTATTTCAATGGTTTTGAATGCATGGATAGCTTCCAATCTTACCGATGCTTTCGGAGATGTACCTTTATCTGAAGCGGTGAAAATTGAAGAAAATATTTTAAAGCCAAAATATGATAAGCAGAAAGATATCTACATCCAGCTGTTAAATGATCTGAAAACAGCTAATTCACTATTCAACCCAAACCAGGCATTAGCAGAAACAGATTTATTTTACAATGCCAATACCAATAGTCAGACGGGTATTTTAGGATGGAAAAAATTCTGTAACTCTCTTTCATTGAGATTATTGACCAGGATTTTAAGCAGAAACGGGGAAGTAAATGTTTATGAAAGAATCCAGGAAATTGTCAATAATCCTGCACAATATCCTGTTTTCCAAAACAATACAGACAGTGCAGTGCTTCCGCTTTCAGGGATATCACCTTATTTACCGCCAATTGCCCGTCCTCAGGATTTTACGGCATACAGGGCAGCAGGCGAATTCTTTGTAAATGCCATGAAAGATAATAATGATCCAAGGTTAAGTATGTTTTTTACCAAAGCGAAAGCAACATCAGGAGAAGATCTTGGGTATAAAGGAGCGCCTTCAGGATATGCTTTGGGAACAGCTTTCAATTATCAGCCTTCAAACCTTAATCAAAACCTGGCAAAAGCCCCATTAAAAATCTTAATCATGACCTATTCTGAGGTTCAGTTTATCCTGGCAGAATTAGTCAACAAAGGAATTATTGCAGGAAATCAGCAGACTTATTACGAGACGGGTGTGAAATCTATTATTGAACAGTGGGGAGCAACGGTTCCGGCCAATTACTTTAGCAATGCAAACGTTGCTTATGACGGCTCTCTGCAAAAGCTGATGCTTCAGAAATATATCTCCCTGTTTTTTGTAGACCATCAGCAATGGTACGAATACAGACGTACAAAACTGCCGGTACTTCCTAACAACGGAGGACTTCAGAACGGAGGGAAGATGCCTGTAAGATTCATGTATCCTACCGCTACAAAAGTGATGAATACGGATAATTATAATGCAGCCGTACAATCGATGGGAGGTGACAATATCAACGTAAAAATGTGGTGGAATAAATAA
- a CDS encoding 3-ketoacyl-ACP reductase, translating into MNINGKNAIVTGGGRGLGKAVALALANEGVNVAITGRNEENLKMTVEEIKKLGVNSAYAVFSVDNEIQVKAGIESLAEQLGGIDILINNAGIGDFGSIEEMPSETWEQVIKTNLFGVYYAAKAAYPFMKAKGEGDIVNVASTAGLKGGPNMSAYAASKAAVVSLSQSMMAEWRKQNIRVITLTPSTIASDMSIQGGLTDGNPDKVLQPEDFAEWVRDILKMNRRALIANGSIFSTNP; encoded by the coding sequence ATGAATATAAATGGAAAAAATGCCATCGTAACAGGTGGTGGAAGAGGATTAGGGAAAGCCGTAGCATTAGCTTTAGCCAATGAAGGAGTAAACGTTGCCATTACAGGAAGAAATGAGGAAAACCTAAAAATGACTGTTGAAGAAATCAAAAAACTGGGAGTAAATTCCGCATACGCAGTTTTTTCTGTAGACAATGAAATTCAGGTAAAAGCAGGAATTGAATCTTTAGCAGAACAATTGGGAGGTATTGATATCCTGATCAACAATGCAGGAATCGGAGACTTCGGAAGTATCGAAGAAATGCCTTCTGAAACGTGGGAGCAGGTAATCAAGACCAATCTGTTCGGAGTATATTACGCCGCAAAAGCAGCATATCCGTTTATGAAAGCTAAAGGAGAAGGAGATATCGTCAACGTAGCTTCTACAGCTGGTTTGAAAGGAGGACCAAATATGTCCGCATATGCGGCTTCAAAGGCGGCAGTAGTGTCTTTATCACAATCCATGATGGCAGAATGGAGAAAACAAAACATCCGTGTAATTACTCTGACTCCAAGTACCATTGCTTCAGATATGAGCATCCAGGGCGGACTTACAGACGGAAATCCAGATAAAGTTTTACAGCCGGAAGATTTTGCAGAATGGGTAAGAGACATCCTGAAAATGAACAGAAGAGCGTTGATCGCAAATGGTTCTATCTTCTCTACAAATCCTTAA
- a CDS encoding SusC/RagA family TonB-linked outer membrane protein encodes MRKETQKLLVLSLLGFVTVNLAAQQKAKKDTVKGLDEVVVTALGIKRHDRALGYVAEKVEAKTFEETQNNNWAQSMEGKVAGLKIQTAGAGPLGTSRITLRGEKSIMMDHNYALIVVDGVPLGNSTTGSGTAAYGAGSGGDVPIDLGNGLNSINPDDIESVTVLKGASAAALYGSRAANGALMITTKSGKTKNGKLRVTFNSSSSFDSVLKWPDWQYEYGQGTLAVNPAGNFYYSYGLSPDGPSTGGTSSAFGPKFAGQYYFQYDPNVLGQSKERQLWRPYKNNIKGFWRTGSNYSNSISVESSNEKTSFRTSLTYLNNEWMMPNTGFDRFNFALSFAHQLTQKLKISTKFAYNTTTSDNLPATGYNNQSISYFMIFQNPNVDLEWYKPIWKPGQEQVDQIHPFSSFIDNPYMIAYEMLNGVRKKTITGNITADYQFNKNFSLMLRSGIEILNEKRTTKRPWSSANYLKGFYREQFIKNQEYNNDLLFSYKADWNKFSISASAGGSIRYNEYLLNDYQAIGLKIAGGYDLTNALNIPVKYPAPRDKHVDSVYGLLTLGYDNKIFVDVTGRNDWSSTLPKQNRSFFYPSVSTSFILSDIFNLKSNNLNLWKLRASWAKVGIDSDPYLLDNYYSASNITGSVVAPTIFNNPSLKPEKNTNIEAGMDFSFFKNRLNLNLTAYQNVSENQIIPVSLPTETGYSKRIINAGKIRNRGLELSADILAVKGENFSWKVGGNWSTNENRVMTLPEGFDGIVSNVGDVVFYKMEVGGSLGDMYGFKLLRTPDGKVIYGDNGLPGRPADIEKVGNAFPKWRAGFQNDFKIKNFTISFSFDGQYGGIAYSQSHHKMSEQGKLKSTLPGRDNPGGMIIGDGVVQNPDGSFSPNTKGVLVSSYYGDYYRRANVETNSFSTDFIKLRDARIAYSFPKETIKSIGLDDLTIAIFGKNLWMWTKFPMFDPEVATLDNATITPGVEMGQLPTARTVGFQLNLKF; translated from the coding sequence ATGCGTAAAGAGACACAAAAACTGTTGGTTTTGTCACTGTTAGGATTTGTCACTGTTAATCTGGCAGCTCAGCAGAAAGCTAAAAAAGACACGGTTAAAGGACTTGACGAAGTAGTAGTAACTGCTTTGGGAATCAAAAGACATGACAGGGCTTTAGGGTATGTTGCAGAAAAAGTAGAAGCCAAAACATTTGAAGAAACCCAGAATAACAACTGGGCACAATCCATGGAAGGAAAAGTGGCAGGTCTAAAAATCCAGACTGCCGGAGCAGGACCGCTTGGTACTTCCAGAATTACTTTGAGAGGAGAGAAATCCATTATGATGGATCATAACTATGCTCTGATTGTTGTGGATGGCGTTCCATTGGGGAATTCCACCACAGGATCCGGTACGGCAGCGTATGGAGCAGGTTCCGGAGGTGATGTTCCGATTGACCTTGGAAACGGATTAAACAGCATCAATCCGGACGACATAGAATCTGTAACTGTACTGAAAGGCGCTTCTGCAGCTGCATTATACGGATCCCGTGCTGCCAACGGAGCCTTAATGATTACCACAAAATCGGGAAAAACAAAAAACGGAAAACTGAGGGTAACCTTCAATTCTTCTTCAAGCTTCGATTCCGTATTAAAATGGCCGGACTGGCAGTATGAATACGGGCAGGGTACCCTGGCAGTCAATCCAGCAGGAAACTTTTACTATTCTTATGGCCTTTCCCCGGATGGACCAAGTACCGGAGGTACAAGTAGTGCTTTCGGACCTAAATTCGCCGGACAATATTATTTTCAATACGATCCAAATGTACTGGGACAAAGCAAAGAAAGGCAGCTGTGGAGACCCTACAAAAATAACATCAAAGGTTTCTGGAGAACAGGTTCTAATTACTCAAACAGTATTTCGGTAGAAAGCTCCAATGAGAAAACCAGCTTCAGGACGTCATTGACTTACCTTAATAACGAGTGGATGATGCCGAATACTGGCTTTGACAGGTTCAATTTTGCCTTATCCTTTGCCCATCAGCTTACCCAAAAATTAAAAATCTCAACAAAATTTGCTTATAACACTACTACGAGTGACAACCTTCCTGCGACGGGATACAACAACCAGTCGATCTCTTATTTCATGATCTTTCAAAATCCCAATGTAGATTTGGAATGGTATAAACCGATATGGAAACCGGGTCAGGAACAGGTGGACCAAATTCATCCTTTCAGCTCCTTTATTGACAATCCTTATATGATCGCTTACGAAATGTTGAATGGGGTCAGAAAAAAGACCATTACAGGAAATATTACGGCAGATTATCAGTTTAATAAAAATTTTAGTTTAATGCTGAGGTCTGGTATTGAAATTCTGAATGAAAAAAGAACGACTAAAAGACCATGGAGTTCAGCAAACTATCTGAAAGGGTTCTACAGAGAACAATTCATCAAAAATCAGGAATATAACAACGACCTTTTATTCTCTTACAAAGCAGATTGGAATAAATTCAGCATTTCCGCTTCTGCAGGGGGAAGTATCCGTTACAACGAATATCTGCTGAATGATTATCAGGCCATCGGATTGAAAATAGCAGGTGGATACGATCTTACCAATGCACTTAATATTCCGGTTAAATATCCGGCGCCAAGAGATAAACATGTTGACAGTGTTTACGGATTACTTACTCTGGGATATGACAATAAAATTTTTGTGGACGTTACCGGAAGAAATGACTGGAGTTCTACACTTCCGAAGCAAAACAGATCCTTCTTTTATCCTTCAGTGAGTACCAGCTTCATTCTTTCAGACATTTTTAATCTGAAAAGTAATAACCTGAATTTATGGAAACTGAGAGCTTCCTGGGCTAAAGTAGGGATAGACAGTGATCCTTATCTTCTGGATAACTATTATTCAGCAAGTAATATTACAGGAAGTGTAGTAGCACCTACGATCTTTAATAATCCTTCGCTTAAACCTGAAAAAAATACCAATATCGAAGCCGGTATGGATTTCAGTTTTTTCAAAAACAGATTGAATCTTAACCTTACTGCTTATCAGAACGTCAGTGAAAACCAGATTATCCCTGTATCATTGCCCACCGAAACAGGATATTCCAAAAGGATAATCAATGCAGGGAAAATCCGAAACAGAGGTCTTGAACTTTCAGCTGATATCTTAGCTGTAAAAGGTGAAAATTTCTCATGGAAAGTAGGTGGAAACTGGTCTACCAACGAAAACAGAGTGATGACTCTGCCTGAAGGATTTGACGGAATCGTTTCCAATGTAGGAGATGTTGTTTTCTATAAAATGGAAGTCGGAGGTTCTCTTGGAGATATGTATGGATTTAAATTACTAAGAACTCCGGACGGAAAAGTTATCTATGGAGACAACGGACTTCCGGGAAGACCTGCAGATATTGAAAAAGTTGGCAATGCATTCCCGAAATGGAGAGCTGGTTTTCAGAATGATTTCAAGATCAAAAACTTCACAATAAGTTTCTCTTTTGACGGTCAGTACGGTGGTATTGCCTATTCACAGTCTCATCATAAAATGTCTGAACAAGGTAAACTGAAATCTACCCTTCCCGGAAGAGATAATCCTGGCGGAATGATTATAGGAGACGGTGTTGTTCAGAATCCTGACGGATCCTTCAGTCCGAATACAAAAGGAGTTCTGGTATCTTCCTATTATGGAGATTACTATAGAAGAGCCAATGTAGAAACGAATAGCTTCAGTACAGATTTTATTAAGCTGAGAGATGCCAGAATTGCTTATTCTTTCCCAAAAGAAACTATAAAATCTATTGGTCTGGATGATCTTACGATTGCCATTTTCGGAAAGAACCTGTGGATGTGGACCAAGTTTCCAATGTTTGACCCTGAAGTGGCTACACTGGATAATGCAACCATTACCCCGGGGGTAGAGATGGGGCAGCTTCCAACAGCAAGGACAGTTGGTTTTCAGTTAAATCTTAAATTCTAA